The nucleotide sequence GCCGGTCCCCGGCTTTCCACACGACCGGCGGGTTGCCGGGCGGCAACGGCCCGGACCGAATGCCGACAGCGGCGGTCGGCGATTTGAAAAATTTCCAGAAAAGGCTTGACAGCCGTCTTTCCGCCGTATAAATTGTGGGTGGATTCAATGGATTATTATAATCCATTGAAAGAGAGGATGGTGCTGAAATGGCCCGGTTGCTGCCGCTTTCCAAGGGGTGCCAGTATGCCATCCGCACGGCGGCCTCTCTCACACTCGAACCGCCCGGTACGGTTTTTCCCCGGCGGGAGGTCAGCCGGCGCACCCAAATCCCATACGCCTTCGTCTCCAAAATCCTGCAGACCCTGACCCGCGGCGGGCTTTTGCGCTCCCACCGGGGCGCCAAGCGCGGTTATTCACTGGCCCGGGCACCCAAAGGGATTTCCCTTTTGGACGTGGTGACCGCCTACGACGGTCCCTTGGGGCACGAGGGCTGCCTCTTGGACGACTACAAGCTCTGCCCGGGGGAGCGGGTCTGCGCCGTGCACCACCGGCGGATGGCCGCGCAGAAAAAAATGACCGAAAGTCTCTCTTCCGTATCCGTTTCCGAGGTGGCCCGGACGCTTTTTACCCGCCGCGGCAACGGCAACTACAAACTGGCGGAGCCCGTATGAACGTATTTTGTTTTTCCTTTGCCGGGCTTGCATCCCGCGCTTGCGATCTCCCCAAGGGGGGCCTTGACCCCGGACCGGTGCCTGCCAACTCCACCGAGTTGACCCACAGGCCATCCACCCAACCCTGCCGGGCGCCGGTCCGGGAAAATTTTAAACTTCCAACGGGGGCGGGGAATTGAAGGGAGGAAGGCCGCCATGAAAATCAAAAACTTCCGGCTGCGCAACCGGGGGCTTTATTACTTTTTCCCCGGCTGGAATACCCTGCCGTTTTTCAACCGCAAGTCCAAGAGTTTAAAGCATTCCGTTGTCTTTCCTTCCGATCACAGCCCAAACCGGTTGATTCCCCCGTCCGAAACCAAAAGCGGCCGCCGGTTCGGGTTGTGGTCGTTTGGAAAGGGAGGGTTTTTGAGGCGCTTTTTTTCCCTCAACAGGAAGACCCCATGAAACCGACTCATACCCTCCGGGAGCACCACGACGAGTTGCGCCTCAAGGTGCAAAACTTCGAGCAGGTTTTAGCCACGCTCCCCCACCTTTCCCAGCCGGAGCTGGAACGGGTGGTGCGGGAGCAGGTCCTCTTTCTGCGGGAGGATGTAAAAAGCCACGCCGCCGCCGAAGAGGCCTCCTTGTATCCCGAGGTTAACGCGCTTGCGGACAATCCCGCCTTCAGCACCACCGCCACGATGGAGATCGACCATGAATATATCGCCGGCTACATCGAGCGGCTGGCGGAGATGCGCCTGGACATATCCCCGAGAAGGGTTGCCGAGTTCCAGCGGGTGGGATGGGAGCTGGTGGCGATTTTGAAGCTGCATTTTGACAAGGAGGAGCGGGTCTATCTGCCGCTTTTGGATTCGCGCCTCACGGAAAAAGAGGTGCAAACACGCATCGTGGAAAAAATGGAAACCTTTGAAGAGGCCCGATGGTCGGAGTAGGGGCAAGGAAGGAGCGAATGCAATGAAACCGACCCACACGCTACGAGAAGAACATGACCTGTTGATGAAAAAAATCCAAGAATTTGAGGAGGTTTTGGACGCGCTCCCCCGGGTGCCGCAGGAGGACTTGAAGCGAGTGGTGGGGCGGGAAATCGATTTCCTTCAAAGGGAGATAAAGGATCATGCCGCCGCCGAGGAAAAATACCTCTACACGGAAATCGATTACCTCTGTGGTAACAGCCGGGGTACCGGGGTTAAGACCAGCGCCACGATGAAAATCGACCACGAATACATCGCCGCCTATATCGACCGGCTTGCGGAGATGGCCCGCGGCATCCGTTCCGAAACCATTCCGGAGTTTCAGCGCGCCGGGTGGGAACTGGTGGCGATTCTGAAACTGCATTTCGACAAGGAGGAGCAGGTCTACTTGTCGCTTTTGGATTCCCGCTTTACGGAAGAGGAAGTGGAGCGGCGGATCGTGCGGCGGATGGAACAATTTGAAAAAGAGAGCGCGTACGCCCTCCCGGCTGAAAGAAAACTCGTTCTAAAGAATAAAAGGCAAGCCGCGGGAAGCGGCGTACCGGAAACCGGATTCGAAAGAATCCAAAAATAAGGAGGAGTCATGACCAAATTAATGCTGCAGCGCGAGCCGTTCGACTACGAGCTCGATTTTCCCCGGGAGGTGGAACGGTTTTTCTCCCGTCCCCTTTCCCGCTTCCGGGAATTTCTCTCGGAGGAATGGTTTCCTTTCGTGGACATCGCCGAGACCAAAGACGACATCGTCGTCAAGGCCGAAGTCCCCGGGATGACCAAGGAGGATATCTCCATTTCCCTTTCAGACAACGTCTTGACCTTGCGGGGGGAAAAGAAAAAGGACAAGGAAGAAAAGGGAAAAACCTTCTACCGGATGGAGCGGAGCTGGGGCTCGTTTGCCCGTTCCTTCACCCTGCCGGCGGCCGTAGTACCGGGCAAGGTGAAAGCCGTCTATAAAGACGGGGTACTGGAAATCACCCTGCCCAAATCGGAACAGGTCAAATCCAAGGAGATTCCGATTCTGGTGGAGGATTAGCCCGCTCCAAATTCCCCGCCCCGGCGGTCCGCCGGGGCGGGGAAAAGGAAAGGAGGACTGGTATGAAAGTCCGTGACATAATGACCAAGGCTCCGGCCTTCTGCCATCCGGATTCGAACCTGGCGGCGGCGGCGGAAAAAATGTGGTCCCACGACTGCGGCATACTCCCGGTGGTGGATGATGAACTGGGGGTTGTGGGGGTGATTACCGACCGGGATATCTGCATCGCTTTGGGAACGAAGGACCGGAGGGCCTCCTCGGTTTCCGTGCGGGAGGTCATGACCCCCAAGGTTCATATTTGCGCTCCCGATGATGACATCCATACCGCTCTGAAGGTGATGGAAAAAGGAAGGGTGCGCCGGCTGCCGGTCGTGAACCGGGATGGAAAACTGATGGGGATTTTATCGATGGACGACATCGTCTTGGTGGCGGAGGTGAGGGTCGGCCCGAAAATGCCCGAGCTGGCCTGCGAGGAGGTGGTGGAAGCGTACAAAGAAATCCGGATACGGCCGTTTCCGGCCGTGCCGGCATAACGGGGGTTGAGCAATGGCCGCCACACTGCCCCTGCAGGCAGGTTTCGGAAAACGGGGGTTTTCACCCGGTAGCGGGGCAGACCCCCGTTCTGGCGGCCAAATGGAGGAAGTGGACGATGAATTTTAAGAAATTCTTGATTGACTTCGCGTTCACGTTTGTCGTGGTTTTCGCTGTTACTGTGGCGGTTACCTCGATTTGGAACGTAATCTTCCACGGCTATGCCACACCGGATTGGAAAACGGCCTTTCAACTGGCGATCATCCTTGGAATTGTCATTCCCTGGACAAAATCACTGCGGCAGCCGGAAAAAACGGCTTGAGAGGAGGACAGATGAAAGTCCGTGATATTATGGTGGAGACCCCCAGGTACTGTCGGCCCGACGCCAACTTGATTACAGCCGCGGAAACGATGTCCGTCGGCAATTGCAGTTTGCTCCCTGTCGTGGACCAGGAGGGAAAAGTGGTCGGAATAATTACCGACCGGGACATTTGCATGACTTTGGCGGGAAAAAACCAAAAGCCCTCGGACCTCCGGGTTCGGGACGCAATGTCCGGCCGGGTGCGTCGTCTACCGGTGGTCGGCCGGGATGGAAGCTCGGTCGGGATGATTTCACTGGGCGACGTCAGCGTGTAACCGGAAGGGAGGAGGAAAATGCCGACCAAACATATTCTGGTGCCTTTGGACGGTTCGGAAGCCGCCGAGGCGGCTTTGCCGGTTGCTGCCCGTCTGGCGGGTATGGTGGGTGCCGACATCACGCTTTTGGGAGTAGTTCAGCCGTTGGAAGGGTTCATAAGAACCCGGCATCGGGAAGTTTGCGTGGACAGTGAGTGGCCAAAACGGGTGCGCAGTGCGGTCAGTTACCTGCTTTCGGTTGCCGAGCGGCCGATTTGGAAGGGCCTTCTCATCCGGGCGGCGGTGGAAATCGGAGAAATCAACGAGGCTGTGACCGGCTACGTCCGCGCCCATTTCATCGATTTTATCATCTGGCCCCCCGTGCCTCTGGGAGAAGCAACTGAATTCCGAACCGAAGGAGGCCGTTGGCAAAGAGCGCAGCCCGGGTCTCCGAACGGAGTTCCATCAAGAACGGGTTTCCAATTTTTGAAGGGCCGCCCCCGTAATGTCGAAGAATCGCCGTGGATTCTGGAGAATTCCACGGAAAAAACTAAACCCCAATTGACAGGAGGTTAATATGAAAGTCCGTGACATTATGGTGAACACCCCCAAATACTGCCGTCCGGATGCCAACCTGGCCTCGGCGGTGGAATTGATGTGGGTGAACGATTGCGGGTTCTTGCCGGTCGTCGATTTCGACAACCGGGTGACTGGCGTAATCACCGACAGGGATATCGCCATCGCTTTGGGAACGAGAAACCAACGGGCCTCCGATGTTTTAGTCCGCGACGTCATGACCAAGCGGGTGTACGGCTGCGCCCCGGATGACGACATTCATACGGCCTTGCAATCGATGGAAAAACATCAGGTGCGCCGGCTGCCGGTGGTGAACCCGGACGGAAAACTGGCGGGAATTTTGTCCATCGGCGATCTCACCCTGCACGCTGAAAAGAAGGAAGGGAAAAAAATTCCCGATCTTTCCTCCGACGAGGTGGTGGAAACCTACCAGGGTATCCGCGTGCGGCAGTTGACCGAGCAGGTGGCGCAGCTGTAGGGAGGACGATTATGGCCGCCCAACGGAACAACGTTCCGGTCTCGGAAAAGCGGGGGCCGGTCGCGGCGTACACGCGGCCTTCCCCCGCTCCGGCGGCCAATTTTCCACTTCTCTCGGATGGATTGGAGCAAGAATGAAAACTGATGAACGCGCTGCCCATTTCTCGCCGCCATCCCGACGGGAGTTCCGGGCGGGGATGCAAAGCAGCATCACCCGCTTTGCGGACCGAGCCGATGCCGGGCGGAAGCTGGCCGAAGCGCTGAGCAAATATAAAGGGGATGATGTAGTGGTTTTGGCCCTTCCGCGCGGCGGGGTGCCGATCGGCTTGGAAGTGGCCAACTACTTGAATGCTCCGTTGGATTTGGTCATCGCCCGTAAAATCGGGCACCCTTACAGCCCGGAATATGCCGTGGCCGCCGTTTCCGAGGAAGGGGAGGTGCTGTACAACGAGAAGGAAAAAAGAAACCTTGAGCCGGCCTGGTTTGAGACCCAAATAAAAGAGAAACTGGAGGAAGCCCGCCGGCGTCGCCGGCTTTACTTGGGGGAGCGCAAGCCCGTTTCCGTGGAGGGAAAAATTGCCATCGTCGTTGACGACGGCATCGCCACCGGGCTTACGTTACGCGTTTCGCTCCTCGCGGTCAAAAATCGCCGTCCGGCCAAGCTGGTCGTGGCAGTGCCCGTCGCACCTCTTGATACGGTGGCCCGTTTGAAAAAAGAGGTGGACGACGTGGTGGTGGTGCATCTGCCCGACAATTTTCTGGGCGCGATAGGTGCCTACTACGACGATTTCTCACAGGTGAGCGACGAGGAGGTCATAGCCATGATGGAAGGGGTGAGCGTGGGATGATTCTGTTTGCGTATCCCGAGTTTTCCGGACTGGCCCGCGAGCTTTACGCCGGCTGGGGCCTGCAGGCGGGGGACTTTGCGGTAAGCCGTTTCGCCAATCAGGAACTGGAGGTGTCCATTGATGCCGACGTGACCGGAAGCGATTGTCTGATTTTGGGTTCGGTGGCCCCTCCGGATGAGCGGCTGTTGTCGATTCTTTTGCTGGCCCATACCATCAAACACCAGCGTTCAGGCGAACTCACCCTGCTTCTGCCCTACTTGGCCTATACCCGGCAGGATAAAATAAAACCGAAACGAAGTTTGGCTGCCCGCTGGATGGGAGCGCTCTTGCAAGCCAGCGGGGTGGACCGGGTGATCACCGTCGATATCCACAGCCATCGCGCAGAGAGCCTTCTTTCCATACCCGTCGTTTCCCTTTCGCCGGCCCCCCTTTTTTCCAAAATCATCACCGAGCAGGCCCTTCCCGACGCCACCTTGGTAGCCCCGGATGAAGGGGCGGTTTTCCGCTGCGAGGCCTTGCGCAAGGAATTGGGTTTGAGGATGCCCCTGGCTTACTTCACCAAAACCCGGACGGCGCAAGGGGTGACCTCGGAACTCCAGGGGGAGGTGGGGGAATTCGCCGTCGTTGTGGATGATATTTTGGACACCGGGGAAACTTTGGTCGCCTGCTGTCAGACCCTCCAAGAGGCGGGCGCAAAGGAAATTCTGGTGTTGGTTACCCACGGCATCTTTACTGGAAACCTCTGGACAAAGCTCTGGGGACTTGGAGTGAAACGGATTTACGTGACCGACACGATCCCGCAAATTCCGCCCGATCGCCGCATTAAAAAAGTTTCCGTGGCTCCTCTTATTCGAGACCATTTATTACAGCCCGCATGAAAAAAATAGCCCCCCTTGTAGAGCAAAATCTGGTTCATATCCCCATCGATGCCGACGTCTTGGAAGGGGAGCTTGTACTTCCGTCCCACTCCCTCGGGGTGGTTCTCTTCGCCCACGGCAGCGGCAGCAGCCGGAAGAGTCCGCGCAACTGCTACGTGGCCGACATCCTGCGGCAATCCGGAATTGGAACGCTTCTTTTTGACCTGCTGACGGAAAAGGAGGACCAAGTTTATGCGGCCCGTTTCGATATCGAGCTGCTTACCCGGCGGCTGGTTGCCGCCACCCGGTGGGTGATGGAGGAATCGGCAGCCAAGGAATTGCCCGTCGGATATTTCGGCGCCAGCACCGGCGCGGCGGCCGCATTACGGGCCGCCGCCCGCCTCGGCCCGACCATTAAGGCCGTGGTTTCGCGCGGTGGACGACCGGACTTGGCGTTTGCCGTTTTGGAGCGGGTGACGGCGGCCACCCTGCTGGTTGTGGGCGGATATGACCACGAGGTTATACGGCTGAACCGAAAAGCGTACGAACGGCTCTCGGCTGTAAAGGATATCGTGGTGGTTCCTGGGGCGACCCATTTGTTTGAGGAGCCTGGGACGCTCGAAGAGGTGGCCCGGCTGGCAGCGGAGTGGTTTTTAAAACATCTGCAAAAGGATGAAGGGGACAAAAAAAGCTCCATTCAGGTTTCTGACGGACGAACAGAGATCAAAACCACAAAATTTTGGAGATAGAGATGAAAACAAACGTCTTATACCGGCATATCCTCGTTCCCTTGGACGGCTCAAAGCTGGCAGAGGCGGCCCTTAAACAAGCCCTTCCGCTGACCCGGTCCCCGGGAACGCGCGTAACGTTTATTGAAGCGGTCTGGCCGATCATCGACGTTTTAAACACCGGCACGCAGGTGGCCGCCGTGGAGCGCATCCGTAAAAACGAAGCCCA is from Verrucomicrobiia bacterium and encodes:
- a CDS encoding Rrf2 family transcriptional regulator → MARLLPLSKGCQYAIRTAASLTLEPPGTVFPRREVSRRTQIPYAFVSKILQTLTRGGLLRSHRGAKRGYSLARAPKGISLLDVVTAYDGPLGHEGCLLDDYKLCPGERVCAVHHRRMAAQKKMTESLSSVSVSEVARTLFTRRGNGNYKLAEPV
- a CDS encoding hemerythrin domain-containing protein, whose translation is MKPTHTLREHHDELRLKVQNFEQVLATLPHLSQPELERVVREQVLFLREDVKSHAAAEEASLYPEVNALADNPAFSTTATMEIDHEYIAGYIERLAEMRLDISPRRVAEFQRVGWELVAILKLHFDKEERVYLPLLDSRLTEKEVQTRIVEKMETFEEARWSE
- a CDS encoding hemerythrin domain-containing protein encodes the protein MKPTHTLREEHDLLMKKIQEFEEVLDALPRVPQEDLKRVVGREIDFLQREIKDHAAAEEKYLYTEIDYLCGNSRGTGVKTSATMKIDHEYIAAYIDRLAEMARGIRSETIPEFQRAGWELVAILKLHFDKEEQVYLSLLDSRFTEEEVERRIVRRMEQFEKESAYALPAERKLVLKNKRQAAGSGVPETGFERIQK
- a CDS encoding Hsp20/alpha crystallin family protein, with product MTKLMLQREPFDYELDFPREVERFFSRPLSRFREFLSEEWFPFVDIAETKDDIVVKAEVPGMTKEDISISLSDNVLTLRGEKKKDKEEKGKTFYRMERSWGSFARSFTLPAAVVPGKVKAVYKDGVLEITLPKSEQVKSKEIPILVED
- a CDS encoding CBS domain-containing protein, which produces MKVRDIMTKAPAFCHPDSNLAAAAEKMWSHDCGILPVVDDELGVVGVITDRDICIALGTKDRRASSVSVREVMTPKVHICAPDDDIHTALKVMEKGRVRRLPVVNRDGKLMGILSMDDIVLVAEVRVGPKMPELACEEVVEAYKEIRIRPFPAVPA
- a CDS encoding CBS domain-containing protein, with the protein product MKVRDIMVETPRYCRPDANLITAAETMSVGNCSLLPVVDQEGKVVGIITDRDICMTLAGKNQKPSDLRVRDAMSGRVRRLPVVGRDGSSVGMISLGDVSV
- a CDS encoding universal stress protein, with translation MPTKHILVPLDGSEAAEAALPVAARLAGMVGADITLLGVVQPLEGFIRTRHREVCVDSEWPKRVRSAVSYLLSVAERPIWKGLLIRAAVEIGEINEAVTGYVRAHFIDFIIWPPVPLGEATEFRTEGGRWQRAQPGSPNGVPSRTGFQFLKGRPRNVEESPWILENSTEKTKPQLTGG
- a CDS encoding CBS domain-containing protein, encoding MKVRDIMVNTPKYCRPDANLASAVELMWVNDCGFLPVVDFDNRVTGVITDRDIAIALGTRNQRASDVLVRDVMTKRVYGCAPDDDIHTALQSMEKHQVRRLPVVNPDGKLAGILSIGDLTLHAEKKEGKKIPDLSSDEVVETYQGIRVRQLTEQVAQL
- a CDS encoding phosphoribosyltransferase family protein is translated as MQSSITRFADRADAGRKLAEALSKYKGDDVVVLALPRGGVPIGLEVANYLNAPLDLVIARKIGHPYSPEYAVAAVSEEGEVLYNEKEKRNLEPAWFETQIKEKLEEARRRRRLYLGERKPVSVEGKIAIVVDDGIATGLTLRVSLLAVKNRRPAKLVVAVPVAPLDTVARLKKEVDDVVVVHLPDNFLGAIGAYYDDFSQVSDEEVIAMMEGVSVG
- the prs gene encoding ribose-phosphate diphosphokinase, giving the protein MILFAYPEFSGLARELYAGWGLQAGDFAVSRFANQELEVSIDADVTGSDCLILGSVAPPDERLLSILLLAHTIKHQRSGELTLLLPYLAYTRQDKIKPKRSLAARWMGALLQASGVDRVITVDIHSHRAESLLSIPVVSLSPAPLFSKIITEQALPDATLVAPDEGAVFRCEALRKELGLRMPLAYFTKTRTAQGVTSELQGEVGEFAVVVDDILDTGETLVACCQTLQEAGAKEILVLVTHGIFTGNLWTKLWGLGVKRIYVTDTIPQIPPDRRIKKVSVAPLIRDHLLQPA
- a CDS encoding dienelactone hydrolase family protein — its product is MKKIAPLVEQNLVHIPIDADVLEGELVLPSHSLGVVLFAHGSGSSRKSPRNCYVADILRQSGIGTLLFDLLTEKEDQVYAARFDIELLTRRLVAATRWVMEESAAKELPVGYFGASTGAAAALRAAARLGPTIKAVVSRGGRPDLAFAVLERVTAATLLVVGGYDHEVIRLNRKAYERLSAVKDIVVVPGATHLFEEPGTLEEVARLAAEWFLKHLQKDEGDKKSSIQVSDGRTEIKTTKFWR